One region of Macadamia integrifolia cultivar HAES 741 chromosome 11, SCU_Mint_v3, whole genome shotgun sequence genomic DNA includes:
- the LOC122094082 gene encoding sulfite exporter TauE/SafE family protein 3-like: protein MALVKVKRRVVAAWVICLGLVMISQVGGAERLLRAIVQQSSFGKEEEEEGFMVNMVHFLWQSGKSSYHHVWPEMKFGWRLVVGSIIGFFGAALGSVGGVGGGGIFVPMLTLIIGFDPKSSTAISKCMIMGAAASTVYFNLRLRHPTLDLPIIDYDLAVLFQPMLMLGISIGVAFNVIFADWMVTVLLITLFVGTSAKALFKGIETWKKETLMKQETAKLLESESKSTDGPGMEYKRLPTGPAASSDDEVPLIENIYWKELFLLMFVWVAFLMVQIVKTYTTTCSIAYWILNLLQVPIAVSVSLYEAICLYRGKRVIASTGKEVTNWRVHLLFIYCCCGIVAGVVGGLLGLGGGFILGPLFLELGIPPQVASATSTFAMAFSASMSVVQYYLLKRFPVPYAAYFVLIATFAALIGQHVVRKVIKLLGRASLIIFILALTIFVSAISLGGVGIANMVEKMEHNEYMGFESLCHQT from the exons ATGGCCCTGGTTAAGGTGAAACGGAGAGTTGTAGCGGCCTGGGTGATTTGTTTGGGCCTTGTGATGATTAGTCAGGTGGGTGGAGCAGAAAGGCTTCTGAGAGCTATTGTTCAACAAAGCTCGtttggcaaagaagaagaagaagaaggtttcATGGTCAATATGGTTCATTTCTTGTGGCAGAGTGGAAAGTCTTCTTATCACCATGTTTGGCCG GAGATGAAATTTGGTTGGAGACTGGTGGTGGGATCAATAATTGGATTCTTTGGAGCAGCACTGGGTAGCGTTGGAGGAGTAGGTGGTGGGGGAATTTTCGTCCCAATGCTTACCTTGATCATCGGCTTCGACCCCAAGTCCTCTACTGCTATTTCTAAAT GTATGATCATGGGTGCAGCGGCATCAACAGTTTACTTCAATCTGCGGCTCAGGCATCCAACACTTGACTTACCCATCATAGATTACGATCTTGCTGTGCTCTTTCAGCCCATGCTCATGCTAGGCATTAGCATTGGAGTTGCCTTTAATGTCATCTTCGCTGATTGGATGGTCACTGTTCTACTTATTACTCTCTTCGTTG GTACGTCTGCTAAGGCGTTATTCAAAGGCATAGAGACATGGAAGAAAGAGACCTTGATGAAGCAG GAGACAGCCAAACTATTGGAgtcagaatcaaaatcaactg ATGGTCCTGGAATGGAGTACAAACGACTGCCTACTGGTCCAGCTGCTTCGTCAGATGATGAG GTTCCCCTGATAGAAAACATTTACTGGAAGGAGCTTTTTCTACTCATGTTTGTCTGGGTGGCCTTCCTTATGGTGCAGATAGTTAAG ACTTATACCACTACTTGCTCCATCGCGTACTGGATTCTGAACTTACTGCAG GTACCAATTGCTGTCTCTGTGTCACTCTATGAAGCCATCTGCTTGTACAGAGGGAAGAGGGTAATTGCATCTACGGGTAAGGAAGTCACAAATTGGAGAGTGCACCTATTGTTTATTTACTGCTGCTGCGGGATAGTAGCTGGAGTAGTTGGTGGATTGCTTGGGCTTGGAGGTGGCTTCATCTTGGGGCCCCTTTTCCTTGAATTAGGGATTCCTCCTCAG GTTGCAAGTGCAACATCAACCTTCGCAATGGCATTCTCAGCCTCCATGTCAGTTGTACAATATTATCTTCTAAAACGTTTTCCAGTCCCGTATG CTGCCTACTTTGTTTTAATCGCAACTTTTGCTGCACTCATTGGTCAGCATGTAGTGAGGAAGGTAATAAAACTGCTTGGCCGAGCATCCTTAATCATCTTCATCCTGGCTTTGACCATCTTTGTAAGCGCAATCAGTTTAG GAGGAGTGGGCATAGCAAATATGGTTGAGAAGATGGAGCACAATGAGTATATGGGGTTTGAGAGTCTGTGCCATCAGACCTAA
- the LOC122094083 gene encoding transcription termination factor MTEF1, chloroplastic, with protein MPILLQLQAYSLHFPTVRSFSSNPSSSSYTAPLFLPSSPSTSSSSLTSGRHPPLLLRFRTSYRENLRYLRALGIISNRDVPSSETLQRILSILNFFKSKGFSEPDFRRLYFLCPQLFSPSVDPTDFAPVFDFLATDVAASPAESCGLILRCPGILLSHVDLCLRRTLLFLRELGLEKLNLPTSLNAHLLNTRVDKLEAKVKFLQSLGFSHEESSRACSRLPAIFGYSIENNMRPKFKYLVIEMERDIQELKEFPQYFAFSLEKRIMPRHLHLKERNVRIPLQRMLLWSDGKFYTKWK; from the coding sequence ATGCCGATCCTTCTTCAACTCCAAGCCTACTCCCTCCACTTTCCAACGGTCCGCTCGTTTTCTTCCAACCCATCATCGTCTTCTTACACTGCTCCTCTGttcctcccttcttctccttcaacttcttcttcttctcttacttCTGGTCGGCACCCTCCACTCCTCCTCCGCTTCCGTACTTCCTACCGCGAAAATCTGCGATACCTCAGAGCTCTAGGCATCATCTCCAACAGAGATGTCCCCTCATCTGAAACTCTCCAACGCATTCTCTCCATCCtcaacttcttcaaatccaAGGGCTTCTCCGAACCCGATTTCCGCAGACTCTACTTCCTCTGCCCTCAACTCTTCTCCCCCAGCGTCGATCCCACCGATTTTGCTCCCGTCTTCGACTTCTTGGCCACCGACGTCGCAGCGTCTCCTGCCGAATCTTGTGGTCTGATTCTCCGGTGTCCTGGAATCCTTCTCTCCCACGTCGACTTATGCCTGAGACGCACGCTTCTCTTCCTCAGAGAATTGGGGCTGGAGAAGCTCAATTTGCCTACCTCCCTCAACGCTCATCTGCTGAACACTCGCGTCGATAAACTTGAAGCTAAGGTTAAGTTTTTGCAGAGCTTAGGGTTTTCCCATGAGGAATCTTCCAGGGCCTGTTCTCGTCTACCTGCGATTTTTGGGTACAGTATCGAGAATAATATGAGGCCCAAGTTCAAGTATTTGGTgatagagatggagagagatatCCAAGAACTGAAGGAGTTCCCTCAGTATTTTGCCTTCAGCCTGGAGAAACGTATTATGCCGAGACATTTGCATTTGAAGGAGAGGAACGTTCGAATACCATTGCAGAGGATGCTGTTGTGGAGTGACGGAAAATTTTATACCAAATGGAAGTAA
- the LOC122092822 gene encoding guanine nucleotide-binding protein subunit beta-like, with protein sequence MSVAELNERQIAATATLNALKERLKQKRRLLLDTDVSGYARSQGRSAVRLGPTDLVCCRTLQGHTAKVYSLDWTIERNRIVSASQDGRLIVWNALTSQKTHAIKLSCAWVMTCAFSPSGHSVACGGLDSMCSIFNLNSPSDKDGHLPVSRMLSGHKGYVSSCQFVPDEDTHLITSSGDQTCVLWDITTGQRISIFGGEFPSGHAADVLSVSVSGSNSKMFVSGSCDATARLWDTRIASRAVRTYHGHAGDVNTVKIFPDGQRFGTGSDDGTCRLFDMRTGHELQVYRQQHGNNDVPLVTSIAFSISGNLLFAGYSNGDCYIWDTLMAKVVLNLGSLQNSHDGRITCLGLSADGSALCTGSWDRNLKIWAFGGHRRVK encoded by the exons ATGTCTGTTGCGGAGTTGAATGAGCGGCAGATTGCTGCCACCGCCACCTTGAATGCTCTCAAAGAACGTTTGAAGCAGAAACGGCGTCTTCTTCTCGATACTGATG TTTCTGGGTATGCAAGGTCTCAGGGACGATCGGCTGTTAGATTGGGCCCCACGGATCTTGTCTGCTGTAGGACTTTGCAAGGACACACCGCGAAG GTGTATTCGTTAGACTGGACTATTGAAAGGAATCGAATTGTCAGTGCATCTCAAGATGGGAGGTTAATTGTGTGGAATGCTTTAACAAGCCAGAAAACTCATGCTATTAAGCTGTCTTGTGCATGGGTCATGACATGTGCCTTCTCTCCAAGTGGTCACTCTGTCGCATGTGGTGGGCTTGATAGTATGTGCTCTATCTTCAATCTAAACTCTCCCAGCGACAAGGATGGGCACCTACCAGTATCAAGGATGCTCAGTGGGCATAAGGGTTATGTATCCTCATGTCAGTTTGTTCCTGATGAGGACACTCACTTAATAACCAGTTCTGGTGATCAGACATGTGTTTTGTGGGACATCACTACAGGCCAGAGAATTTCCATCTTTGGAGGTGAATTTCCATCGGGGCACGCAGCTGATGTTTTGAG TGTATCAGTAAGTGGATCGAACTCAAAGATGTTTGTCTCTGGTTCATGTGATGCGACCGCCCGATTATGGGATACTCGCATTGCAAGTCGAGCAGTCCGAACATATCATGGCCATGCAGGAGATGTTAACACGGTTAAAATTTTCCCAGACGGCCAGAGATTTGGGACAGGTTCCGATGATGGGACATGTAGGTTATTTGACATGAGGACTGGACATGAGCTCCAAGTGTACCGGCAGCAGCATGGTAATAATGATGTTCCTCTTGTGACCTCCATTGCCTTCTCAATATCAGGGAACCTTCTATTTGCTGGTTACTCGAATGGTGACTGCTACATATGGGATACCCTAATGGCAAAG GTGGTTCTGAACTTGGGATCTCTGCAAAACTCTCATGATGGCCGGATCACATGTTTAGGATTGTCAGCTGATGGAAGTGCCTTATGCACAGGAAGTTGGGACAGAAACCTGAAG ATATGGGCTTTTGGAGGGCATAGGAGAGTAAAATGA
- the LOC122093592 gene encoding glucose-6-phosphate isomerase, cytosolic: MAASTLISDTQPWKDLKAHVEDIKKMHLRDMMNDHERCKSMMLESDGLLLDYSRQCANEHTMEKLFTLAEAAHLKQKIDSMFNGDHINSTEERSVLHVALRASRDEVICSDGKNVVPEVWKVLDKINDFSERIRSGSWVGATGKTLKDVISVGIGGSFLGPLFVHTSLQTDPEAVKYAKGRQLRFLANVDPIDVARSIAGLNPETTLVVVVSKTFTTAETMLNARTLREWITAALGPQAVAKHMVAVSTNLTLVEKFGIDPNNAFAFWDWVGGRYSVCSAVGVLPLSLQYGFSVVEKFLKGASSIDRHFRSAPFEKNIPVLLGLLSVWNATFLGYPARAILPYSQALEKFAPHIQQVSMESNGKGVSIDGVPLPFEAGEIDFGEPGTNGQHSFYQLIHQGRVVPCDFIGVMKSQQPVYLKGEIVSNHDELMSNFFAQPDALAYGKTPEQLRSEKVPEHLIPHKTFSGNRPSFCLLLPYLNAYNIGQLLAIYEHRVAVEGFIWGINSFDQWGVELGKSLASQVRKQLHASRMKGDAIEGFNFSTTAMLTKYLEAKSPIPSEPVTILPKDI, translated from the exons ATGGCTGCATCTACTCTCATTAGTGATACACAGCCTTGGAAGGACTTGAAG GCCCATGTTGAGGATATCAAGAAGATGCATTTACGTGATATGATGAACGATCATGAACGGTGCAAGTCAATGATGCT TGAGTCTGATGGGTTGCTTTTGGACTACTCAAGGCAATGTGCCAATGAACATACCATGGAGAAACTTTTCACACTCGCAGAG GCGGCACATCTCAAACAGAAGATCGATAGCATGTTCAATGGAGATCAT ATAAACAGCACTGAGGAAAGGTCTGTCCTTCATGTAGCTCTGCGTGCTTCGAGGGATGAAGTTATATGCAGTGATGGGAAGAATGTGGTTCCAGAAGTTTGGAAGGTCTTGGACAAGATTAATGACTTCTCTGAAAGGATTCGAAGTGGTTCCTGG GTTGGAGCTACAGGAAAAACATTGAAAGATGTTATTTCTGTTGGTATCGGTGGTAGCTTCTTAGGTCCTCTGTTTGTGCATACTTCCCTTCAAACTG ATCCGGAGGCAGTAAAATATGCAAAAGGGCGCCAGCTACGATT TCTTGCAAACGTTGATCCAATTGATGTTGCCAGAAGTATTGCGGGGTTGAACCCTGAAACCACGTTAG TTGTGGTGGTTTCAAAGACCTTTACGACGGCTGAAACCATGCTCAATGCTCGGACCCTGAGGGAGTGGATTACAGCTGCTCTTGG GCCTCAGGCAGTTGCAAAGCATATGGTTGCTGTCAGTACAAACCTTACG CTTGTAGAGAAGTTTGGCATAGATCCTAATAATGCCTTTGCATTTTGGGACTGGGTTGGAGGCCGATACAGTG TTTGCAGTGCTGTCGGTGTGTTGCCTTTATCTCTCCAATATGGATTCTCTGTTGTTGAGAA GTTTCTTAAGGGAGCTTCTAGCATTGATCGACACTTCCGTTCAGCACCATTTGAGAAAAACATCCCT GTTCTTCTAGGTTTATTAAGCGTATGGAATGCTACGTTTCTTGGATATCCTGCAAGA GCTATCTTACCATACTCTCAGGCCCTTGAGAAATTTGCCCCACATATTCAACAG GTTAGTATGGAGAGTAATGGAAAGGGTGTATCAATTGATGGGGTGCCACTCCCCTTTGAGGCTGGCGAAATTGATTTTGGTGAACCAGGAACTAATGGTCAGCACAGCTTTTACCAGTTAATTCACCAG GGTCGCGTTGTTCCTTGCGATTTTATTGGTGTTATGAAGAGTCAACAACCTGTGTACTTGAAAG GTGAAATAGTGAGTAACCATGATGAGCTCATGTCTAACTTTTTTGCGCAGCCTGATGCCCTTGCTTATGGGAAG ACCCCGGAACAGTTGCGCAGTGAGAAAGTGCCTGAACATCTTATTCCCCATAAG ACCTTCTCTGGCAATCGGCCATCATTTTGCCTTTTACTTCCCTATTTAAATGCTTACAATATTGGGCAG TTGTTGGCAATCTATGAACACAGAGTTGCCGTGGAAGGTTTCATTTGGGGAATAAATTCTTTTGACCAATGGGGAGTTGAGTTAGGAAAG TCATTGGCTTCCCAAGTTAGGAAGCAACTTCATGCATCACGTATGAAAGGAGATGCAATTGAGGGCTTTAATTTCAGTACCACGGCAATGCTAACAAAATATCTTGAG GCAAAATCACCGATACCTTCTGAGCCAGTGACTATTCTACCAAAAGATATATAA